Sequence from the Deltaproteobacteria bacterium HGW-Deltaproteobacteria-2 genome:
GATGCAACAGAAGAAATCTGGAATCTCAGGTTGTATGTCGCCGGTCAGACCCCGAAATCAATTACGGCCTTTGCTAATTTAAAGAATATCTGTGATGAGCACCTTGCCGGAAAATACCGAATTGAAGTCATTGATCTTTTAAAGAATCCCCAGCTGGCCAAAGGTGATCAGATTATTGCCATACCGACACTGGTTAGGAAACTACCCGAGCCGATTAAAAAGATTATCGGCGATCTGGCCAACACGGAACGTGTCCTGGTGGGACTGGACATTCGTTCTGTCTCAGGATGATAAGTCAGCAATCAGAGGTCAGGAATCAGGATTCAGTCTGCCTGAGCCGTAACTTATTGTAGTAACAGCGATGGAGATGAAAAAAGTGAAAACTAACACTGAGAAATTCGAAAAAGTGGCAGCTAAGCAGGACCGGGCAAAGTATGTTCTTCGGCTGTACGTCACAGGAATGACCCCAAAATCAACCAGGGCCATTACCAATGTCCAGACACTCTGTGAACAGTACCTGAAGGGTTGCTATGAACTCGAGGTGATTGACATCTACCAGCAGCCCAAACTGGCCGCGGGAGAACAGATTATTGCCACGCCGACGCTTATCAAGAAACTCCCCCTGCCGCTGAGGAAAGTCATCGGCGACATGTCGGATACGGAAAGGTTTCTTGTGGGCATCGATCTGAAATCCAAGAAATTATAAGAGCGAATAAATGAACAAAACGGATAAAACACGCCAGCAACTTTTGGACGAATTGCAGGAGCTCAAAGATCGGATGAAGGAATCCGATGAAACTCTGCGCGCCATCCTGAACGGTGAAGTGGATGGTCTCGTTGTGAAAACGGAGGAAGGCGATCGGGTCTTTACACTATCGGGTGCGGATCATCCTTACCGGATCATGGTCGAAACCATGAACGAAGGGGCCGTCACAATGGGCGCTGACGGCACGATCCTTTTCTGTAATCAACGTTTTGCAAATATCGTCAAAGCGTCTCTGAAAAAAATAATGGGATCTCCAATCTATCAATACCTTTCATCAACAGATATTCCATTATTTAAGACATTGATTGAACGGGGCATGAAAGGGAAAAGTAAGGCGGAAATCAAACTACAAACCGGATGTGAAAAATTCGTGCCTGTCTTACTTTCTATTAACGCTATTCAACACACGGATATTCCCGGTGTATTGTGCATGGTAGTTACCGACCTGACGGAACAAAAGCATAATGAAGAAATGCGGGTAGAGGAGCGGGCGCTGCAAAAATCCCATGACAAGCTTGAGCAGCAGGTAGAAGAGCGAACAGTTAAACTTCGGACGGCTCTTCATGAAATCAAAGAAATGAAAGATAAGCTCGAGGCCGAGAATATCTACTTCCGTCAAGAGCACAAAACAAAACATCAATTTGAGAATATTATCGGGCAGAGTGATGGTCTTAAGTATGTTCTCTATCGGGCACAGCAAGTTGCTCCAGGGAACACAACGATCCTCATCCTCGGGGAGACCGGTACGGGGAAAGAGCTGATCGCTGCCTCCATCCATAACATGAGTCCCCGAAAAGAAAGGCCATTGATCACGGTCAACTGTGCCGCCCTGCCGGGTAATTTAATTGAGAGCGAATTGTTCGGTCGGGAGAAGGGAGCATTTACCGGAGCAGATGCCCGGAGGATGGGGCGATTCGAAGTTGCTAATGGTTCTACAATATGTCTTGATGAGATCGGGGAGCTGCCGCTGGAGTTGCAGGGAAAGTTGCTGAGGGTGATTCAGCATGGCGAGTTTGAGCGTCTGGGTTCTTCCCAAACCATCAAAGTCGATGCGCGGATCATAGCAACGACCAATCGAAACCTTGAAGAAGAAGTTCGCCAGGGCCGGTTTCGGCAGGATCTTTTCTATCGGCTCAACGTCTTCCCCATCACGGTCCCGCCACTACGGCTACGCAAAGATGACATTCCGCTGATGGTCCAGGCCTTTATGGAACGGTATTCCAGAAAATTGGGCAAACAGATAACGAATATTCCGAAGGAAACGATTAAAGCACTGAAGGATTATCCTTGGCCCGGTAACGTCCGGGAGCTGGAAAGTATCATTGAACGAGCTGTGATCTTGTGCCCCGGGCCGGTTTTGCAGCTGGCGGATAAACTGGAGATTTCATCTCCCACACTTTCATCTGCCATGCGAACACTGGAAGATACGGAGCGAAGCCAAATTATAAAAATCCTCACGGAAACCAACTGGCGCATCGAGGGAAAAGACGGGGCCGCAGCTATCCTGGGCATCCATCCGAGTACTTTAAGAGCGAGACTGCATAAGCTGGAAATAGTGCGGCCGGAGACATAAGAATCAGATTGGCATATTTAAGAAAATTCTGGTATGTCTATCACCATGAAAAAACAAGCAAAAACAGTAAAAAAAGATCATAAAAGGGATAAATCTCCCCTTACCCGGATAAACCGTACAGATAACTTAACGAAGGGAACCTCCGTTACTCTTTTCAGTATTCCCTTGAGAGGTAACAAAGCGCAGAAAAAAATTTCCGGCTTACCAAAAGATACACTGGCGCGGCCCCAAAAAGATTTTCTTTTTCCCATAGCCGGTATCGGTGCGTCCGCAGGCGGACTGGAAGCCATCGAACAGTTCCTGCGGCATGTTCCCGCAAACAGCGGCGTCGCTTTTATCATCGTCCAGCATCTGGATCCGACCCACAAGGGTATGATGCACGAATTGCTTAAGCGCGCCACCTCGATGGAGATTTTTCAGGTCAAAGATGGAATGCGGGTCAAGCCAAACTGCGTTTATGTTATTCCCCCCAACAAGGACATGTCCATTCTGCACGGAGTACTGCATCTGTTCCAGCCGACGGCGCCACGCGGTCTGCGCCTCCCGATTGATTTCTTTTTGCGCTCCCTGGCCGATGACTGTCAGGAACACAGCATAGGCGTCATCCTCTCCGGCATGGGTTCGGACGGTACGATGGGATTACGCGCTATCAAAGAAAAGATGGGCGTGACGCTGGTGCAGGAACCTGCCTCGGCCAAGTTCGACAGCATGCCCCGCAGCGCCATTACGGCAGGTCTTGCCGACATCATCGCTCCAGCGGCGGATTTGCCCGGAAAGATTATCGACTATCTGAACCACACTATCTTCATTGCCAAAAATGGAATGCCCATGGAGGAGAAGGACCAAAGCGCTCTGGAGAAAGTCTTCATTCTCCTTCGCTCCAAGACCGGCCATGATTTTTCCATGTACAAAAAGAACACCGTTTACCGCCGGATCGAACGGCGCATGAGCATTCACAAGATCAACCGGATCGCGTCTTATGTCCGCTACCTGCAGGAGAATTCGCAGGAAGTTGAGCTTCTCTTTAAGGAGCTTCTGATCGGCGTGACCAGCTTTTTTCGTGACGATGCGGCATGGGAACATCTGCGTCTGAAGGTTATCCCGGCGCTGCTGAAAACCCGCGAAGCCCGACAAACTCTGCGGGCCTGGTCGGCGGGCTGTTCGACCGGAGAAGAAGCGTATTCGCTGGCGATGGCCTTCAAAGAAGCCGTCGAACAGATTAAACCGGCCCAAAATTTTAAACTGCATATCTTTGCTACCGACCTCGATCGCGAAACGATAGACAAAGCAAGGCAGGGATTCTATCCGGCTAATATCGTCGCGGACATAACCCCCGGGCGACTGAAGCGTTTTTTTAACAAGGTAGAAGGCGGCTACCAGATCGTGAAGGAGATTCGGGAAATGGTGACTTTCGCCACTCAGAATATCGTCATGGACCCGCCCTTTACCAAGCTGGATATCCTTGTTTGCCGCAACCTTTTAATTTATTTGACGCCGGAGCTGCAAAAAAAGCTCCTGCAGCTTTTTCATTATAGCCTGAACCCTGGCGGCATCCTGTTTCTGGGAAGTTCGGAGACCATCAGCACTTTCACCCATCTATTTGCGCCTCTTAACATCAAGACACGGATTTTCCGGAGACTCGAATCAGTCCTGCCGGCAGAAACACAGATATTCCCTGTTTCATTTTCTCCCGCCAAGTCGGGAGTTTCCAAGGAGTTAACGATGTTGAAACCTGCAACGAATCTGCAATCATTAGCCGACCAATTACTTCTGCAGCGCTTTTCCCCGCCCGCCGTTCTGGTGAACGAGAAAGGGGACATCCTTTATATCAGCGGAAGGACAGGCAAATATCTGGAGCCGGCTGCCGGCAAGGCCAACTGGAATATTTTTGCCATGGCCCGGGAAGGGCTCCGTTTTGATCTCGGCAGCGCTTTCCAGAAGGCCCTCAGACAAAAAGGAACGGTCACCGCCAAGGATCTTACGGTGGATGAAAACGGCGGCACGCATACAGTCGATATCACCGTCAAGTTTATTCAGGAGCCGGAGGCGCTGCGGGGAATGGTCATGATCGTTTTTACCGACGTGGAAACATCTCCGGCAAAGAAATCGAAGGTTGGCGCAAAGACCGCGCCTGCCGGTCATGCCCGGGTTCTGGAACTGGAGCAGGAACTGAGACATCTGCGCGAAGAGCTTCAGACAACCCGCGAAGAAATGCAATCTTCGCAGGAAGAACTCAAATCAGCCAATGAAGAACTTCAATCCACCAACGAAGAGTTGCAGTCCACCAATGAAGAGCTGACCACCTCCCGGGAAGAAATGCAATCCATGAACGAAGAATTGCAGACGGTCAACGCTGAGCAGCAATCCAAGATGGAAGAGCTCTTTAAAATAAACGACGATATGAGGAATCTCCTCAACAGCACGGAAATCGTCACTGTGTTTTTAGACAACGACCTCCATGTCCGGCGCTTTACGCCCGGGGCGGACAAAATCTTCAAACTGATTCCGGGAGACGTGGGACGGCCGCTCTCCGATATCGTCAGCGACCTGCTCTATCCCAAAATGACCGAGGAAGCACGGGAAGTGCTGCGCACGCTGGTCTTTTCGGAAAAGCAGGTTGCCACGGCCGACGGGCGCTGGTTTTCAGTGCGCATTATGCCCTACCGTACCATGGATGACGTCATCGGCGGCGTGGTGATCACCTTTTCGAATATTACCGCGACCAAGTCGCTGGAAGCCGAACTGAGGGAAGAGATTGGCAAGTTAAAAAATGAAGATAGCAGATAGAATGCATAATACAGGAAATAGAATAAAGAAAGCTGTCCCCCGCTGGCGGGGGATTAAGGGGGTGGACTTTTTAACGTGGCTGTAATGTTTATCGGTTACAGCTTGAAAGTCCTTTATCCACCTCCGTCCCGATGACACATCGGGACACCTCCGCCGGCGGAGGATAAAAAAGGAGCAGTCATGGGCGCCACCAAAGATAAAAGCAAGTCAACAGTAGACGGACTTCGCCGTCAGGCCGAAGAGCGGTTGCGCGCGAAGAAGGCGCAACTGCCGCTGCCTCAGAGCAAAGAAAATGTCCAGAGACTGGTCCACGAGCTTGAGGTTCACCAGATCGAGTTGGAAATGCAGAATGCGGAGCTCAGGCAGGCCCGCGAGGAACTCGAATTATCGCGCAATAAATATGTTGAACTCTATGACTTTGCGCCTATCGGTTATTTCACCTTTGATGCCCAGGGACGGATAAAGGAGGTCAATCTTACCGGCGCCAAACTCATGGGTGTCGAGAGGCAGGGACTGGTAAATAAATCCTTTGCCGGTTTTATTGCCGATGCAGACTCCAAAGAAAACTTTTTGAAACATTGCCAAACGGTATTTCAAAAAGAGGGGGAACAGACCTGTGAAATCCGGCTGAAGAAAAAAGACGGCACAAATTTCTGGGCGCAGCTTCAAAGTATAGCGCAGGAAAATACCGAAAAGAAAGCCGGTGATATCCGGACGATGATCATGGATATTACCGGCCACAAGAAGGCGGCCGAGAAGATAGAGCATCTTTCTTCCTTTCCCGAACTCAATCCCAATCCGGTCATTGAGACAGATATGAAAGGAGAAATAATTTACTGCAACGCGGCAGCCGCTAAAGTATCGAAGCAGTTAAACATCCCGGAAGATGGCCGCCTGCTTCTCCCGCGGAATCTGCCCGACATCATAAAAAAGCTGGGACAGGAAAAAGAGGGGCGATATGAACTTGTGGAGGTGGAAATAAACGGCAGAGTGTTTATCGAAAGCATCATTGCGCCTGCTCGGCTGAAAGTCGTGCGTATCTATGCGTGGGATATCACCAAGCGCAAAAAAGCGGAACAGGCTCTTAAAGAAGCCCATGACGGGCTTGAAGAGAAGGTGGAAGCACGGACCGTCGATCTTCAATCAGCGCTGTCTAAAATTAAAACAATGAAGGAACAGCTCGAGGCCGAGAATATCTACTTCCGTCAAGAAAATAAAATGAGACATAAATTCGAGGATATTATCGGGCAAAGTGATGGTCTTAAGTATGTTCTCTATCGGGCCGAGCAAGTTGCTCCGACGAACACAACCATCCTCATTCTCGGGGAAACCGGCACGGGAAAAGAACTGATCGCTGCCGCCGTCCATAATATGAGCCCCCGCAAGGAAAGGCCTTTATTCACGGTTAATTGCGCCGCTCTGCCGGGTAATTTAATTGAGAGCGAATTGTTCGGTCGGGAGAAGGGAGCCTTTACAGGGGCGGATTCCCGGCGGGTTGGTAGATTTGAGATTGCCAATGGTTCCACTATTTGCCTGGACGAGATCGGAGAACTGCCTCTGGACTTGCAGTCAAAGCTTCTCCGGGTGATTCAGCATAGCGAGTTTGAGCGCCTCGGCTCGTCCCAGACCGTTAAAGTAGATGTGCGGATCATCGCGACGACCAATCGAAATCTTGAGGAAGAGGTACGCAATGGCCGGTTTCGGCAGGACCTTTACTATCGGCTCAATGTCTTCCCCATCACTGTTCCGCCACTCAGGCTGCGCAAAGATGACATTCCACTGATGGTTCAGGCCTTTGTAGAACGGTATTCCAGAAAAATGGGCAAAGAGATTAAGACGATCAAGCGGGAGACAATAGAGGAATTGCAGAATTACCCGTGGCCCGGTAACGTTCGGGAACTGGAAAGCGTCATTGAACGGGCCGTAATATTGTGTCCCGGGCCGGTTCTGCAGCTGGCGGATAAACTGGAGATTTCATCTCCAACACTTTCATCCGCTATAAGAACTCTGGAAGATATGGAGCGAGGACAAATTCTAAAAATTCTTACGGAAACAAAATGGCGCATCGAGGGAAAGGATGGGGCCGCAGCTATACTGGGCATCCATCCGAGTACGTTAAGAGCGAGACTGCATAAGCTGGATATCGTGCGGCCGAAAACAAAAAATTCAAAATAATCGAAAATACAGGAGACAGAATTCTGAATTCTATCTTTTACATTCTTTCTTAAATTCACCCCTCAAAATATTGAGGCGCCACCGCATATTGAGGCCGAACAAATCATTTCATACGTCCCTATAATTCCCTGTTATTAATCTAACCACGTATTATTAATAGATGAATAAAATTTCTAATTCACTTTAAGCCATTGGCCTACTATTTGCTGTTAATATTCATTTAGTCCTTTTAATGAAATGTCTGAACCAATTAGAATAAAACACAGGAGCAAATCATGGATGAAATATTTATAAAAAAAGTGCGGACGGCCGCGTTGGCTGGATGGTGGACTGTTTTAATCGCCTACTGTCTCCTGCTGATTCAATGGGGTGCTTATTTGTTAATTATACCCAGGCAGCCGGCAGGAATGCTTTGCTTTTGGGGTGAAGGTGTTACCTGGCAGGAAATCCGCAGTATCTGGTTGTGGGCGATGGTAGCCTATAAGCTTGGCGTCGTCATGATGATATTTGTCGTCATCTGGCTGACATTTTGGGCAAGACAACTGGCAAAAAAATAGAACGGGAAGGTTGAAGAGAAAGGGTGGCCGGAGCAATTAATTTAAAAAGCATTTCAATACCAACACAAAGAGGGCAATCCAATGAAGGGTAAAGAACTCCGGGTATTAATCGTTGAAGACTCGGAAGATGATGCGCTGCTTTTAATCCGTGAACTTAAAAAGGGCGGATACAATCCGGTGTATGACCGGGTGGCCAACGCTGTCGCAATGAAAAAAGCCATTCAAGAGAAGAAATGGGACATTATTCTTTGCGATTATATAATGCCCGGATTTAATGCTCCTTCAGCCATTCATGTATTGAAGGAAGCAAATGTTGACATTCCTCTCATCGTTGTATCCGGAACGATCGGTGAAGAAACGGCCATAGAGTGTATGCGTTTCGGCGCCAAAGATTATATCATGAAATCCAATCTGGTCCGTCTTTGCCCGGCCATATCCAGAGCACTGGAAGAGGCAGAAATTAAAAATAAGCATAAGCAGGCCCAAGAGTTACTGAACGCTTCGGAAGTCCGGTACAGGCGGCTTTTTGAGTCAGCAAAAGATGGGATTCTTATCCTTGATTGCGAAACGGGAAAAATTGTTGACGTTAATCCATTTCTGATTGAGCTGCTGGGTTATTCGCGTGAGCAATTCATAGAGAAGGCTGTGTGGGAACTGGGGCCATTTAAGGATATTATTCCCAATCGCAACAAATTTCTGGAATTGCAGAGCCAGGAGTATATCCGTTATGATAATTTGCCTTTGGAAACCATTGATGGACGGCTTGCCAATGTTGAATTCGTCAGTAATGTCTATGCAGAGGGCAATACCAGGGTAATTCAGTGCAATATTCGCGATATCACCGAACGTAAAGAAGCGTTGAAAGCGCTGCGGGAAAGCGAAAAACGATACAGGGAACTGAGCATAATCGATGACCTCACGCAGCTTTATAATTCCAGGCATTTTTATGCTCAGCTCAAAATAGAAACAGAGCGGTCGAACCGCTATAAACATCCTCTGACCATTCTACTTATGGATATCGACAAATTCAAGGAGTTCAACGACTCATACGGCCATATTGAAGGGGACAGTGTGTTGTCTCAAATAGGCAAACTGTTGAAAAAATGCCTGCGCGAGAGCGATTCTGCCTATCGTTATGGCGGCGAGGAATTTACAATCATATTGCCGATGACCACAATCGAAGATGGAACGATAATGGCGGAAAGAATACAAACGGAATTAATGGAAAAGGCCTTTTCCCCGATATCGGGTCAAAATGTTTATATAACAGCGAGTATCGGTTTTGCTCAGTACATGCCGAATGAAGAGATGAAAGCGTTCGTTCAGCGCGTAGACCAACTCATGTACCAGGCTAAGAAGAAAAGGAACCACAGTATTTATTCTGAATTACAGAGTTAAGAACAATTCAATGCATCCCTCAACATGCTGAGGCTCCACCAAATAATGAGGCCAAACGTATAAATCCATCCTTTTAAACCGGTCTCTTTTGTTAATCTAACCATCCGTTATTAAATAAATAATTAAATATTTTTATTTTTCTTCTGCTATTGGCAAGCCATTTGCAATTATAAAGAGCAAGCGAAGGGAGGTGGAAAATGATGAAAACATACTGCAATGCACTATTCATGATCGTTTTATTGTTGATGTTTACCGGATGCGCCGCTCTTTTGCCGCACAGCACGATAACGACTGAATCACCCTGGCAGGATTTCAATGGTGCCAAATTGACCTATGATAAAATTAATCCCGGAGTAACCACGGTGAGTGATCTGAAAAGATTAGGGTTCGATCCTTATTTAACACCAAATATCAAGATAATGAATGTCACGGAGGTTATCAATCTATTCTTGCCCAATCCCTCTATTAAAAAGGAAGATTTGGATATTGGCATTCAAAAATGCATCGAGAGTAAGGACCGGTGTACGGCCTACCAGATTTCGCCCAGCAAATTATATGTAAATCGAATAGGTAATTTCTGGTTGGACCTGTTTTCATTCAAGCGCCATACCGTAAATAGCGGATGGGAATTCAAGGGATTAATCACAATTGTTGATAATGTTGTCACTTACAGAGACCCGCCGGGAGGACGACCCTTAATTAACATGGATCAAATTGACGTTAAGCCTTTAGGGCCTGCTCAAGAAGCCGGAAGTGCGATCATTGCTACGGTTCCGCTTATCTGGTAGCGGGATCTAGAAGTCAGAATGCAGAATATTTTTTATTCTGACTCCTGTATTCTGTATTCTATCTTTTATATTCTTTCTTAAATTTTCCCCTCAGCATACTGAGGTTCTACCAAATACTGAGGCCAGACGAATCATCTCATGCTTTCACGCTCTTTTCCTTTGTTAATCTATCCACCTGTTATTAAGTGATTAATTCAAAATTATGATTCTTCTTGAGCCATTGGCAGGCTATTTGCTCATACATCTATAAAGATACTTTTTAATCTTAACCTTCAAGCGAGTTCCTGTTTGTTTTTTAGGAGAGGATTATAAATTACCGAAGGCTACTAAAAGTTTTTTAGGAGCAAAATAATGAAGGAGATAAGTAACAGAAGATTAATAATCAGCAATTGCAATTTAATAACTTTGAAAGGAGATAATATGAAAAGATTTAAGACCCAGCAGGCTTTTTTTACGTTAATTATGTTAGCAGTGAGTATTTTTTTATTTACAGGATGTGGAAGTAGTGATGAGGCCGCGCTGATAACAGCCCCATTCGATTCGGTCCTCCCCGGAACATGTGGTGAAACGGGACCCAAGGTGGATTCGGCAGATCCCGCTACTGGTGCCGTGGATGTGGCGATCGATACATGGATTACGGCTACCTTCAGTGAGGCGATGGATCCGACGACGATCGAAGTGACCACTCCCGGAAGCCCAGAGGTGGAGACGTTTACCCTCTATGATAATGACTACCCCGGAATCCCCATAGAAGGTACCGTCGAAATGGATGTCACAAACACAATAGCGACCTTTAAGCCAACAGCAGTCCTCGCGAAAGGTACCACGTTTACGGTGACTATTACCAAGTATGCCAAGAGATTATCAGATAACACCCCACTTGGCTGTAACTATCGATGGGAATTTCAGACGACGGATATTTAAGGGATGAGGGCGTGAAAAAAGGAAAAGTTGTGGAGTATCGGGCGAAATTAAGAATATCGTTTAAATATAAACCTGAATAGATTTGTCCCGCCTTTGGCGGGATTGTTCGACTTACAAATTTTAATGCGTTTCACTTTTAAAATTTGAGTCTCATAAATAAAAGAATATTAACCAGACAAACAGGAGGAATTTATGAAAAAAATATTTATGTTAGTTGTCGTCATGATGTTGATCACTTTCACCTCAGCCGTGCAGGCAGAAGTCAGGGCCGGTGGGTTGCCCGCTCTAGTTGTGGATGATAGGATTAGCGATGGTAACGCCCCAGCTACGGCACCAGCCAGAGCCGGTGCTTTACCCGCTATTACTGTGGATGAAAGGATCCCTAATTGTACCTGTAAAACAGATCCCTCCTACTGTGCTAAACCAGTAGTCGCATCTGCACCAGTTCCGGAACCAGTTCCAGAACCAGCTCCGGTTGTGGTTCCTCCTCCGGCACCAGCTCCCAAGCCAGTTATTATTGAAAAAGGCAGGCAGACACTTAATGTCGAATTCGATTTTGATAAATCAACCATTAAGAAAGGTTACTATCAAGACATCGATAATCTGGCTGGAGTGATGAAACAATATCCCGATCTTAACGTTGCAATCGAAGGACACACCGACAGCATTGGTTCTGATGCTTACAATGAAAAACTTTCCCAGGAAAGAGCTGACGCTGTAAAGAATTACATGGTTGAGAAAAACGGTATTGATGCAAATCGTATCAAGGCGATTGGTTTTGGTGAGAAACAACCTGTTGCTTCAAACGATACCAGTGAAGGTCGTGCTCAGAATCGTCGCGTAGAAGCGGCTGTCGATTATAGAATCGAGAAGTAAATTTTCCGCTTCTGAAGAATTAACAACAATAAAGAACCCCGTGGCTTACTGCGGGGTTCTTCTTTTTACTCATATTTCCATCAGTAATCGCTAATTTATTGTGCTGTCTTCTTTAAAGCGTAGCAGCAAACCCAACAAGCACTTATTTCTGTTATATTGTTTTTCTTATTTTCTCAATTCAAACAAGATTAGCAGGCTGTCTACCTCCTTTCAAAGAACCCCTCAATATACTGAGGTCCCACCAAATACTGAGGGCAAACAAATCATATCATGCTTTTCCACTGTTCTGTCCCACTGATCTAAGCAACTGGTATTATATGATTAATCAATAATTATTATTCATTCGCATGTATTGGCAGACTATTTGCTTTTCACCACATTATACTTTTAATTTTACCCCAAGCGCGAGTTCTTCTTATTTTTTGGGGAAGCAGATTATAACTTAACGAAAGATACAAAATTATTTTCAGAGGGAGGAATAATGAAGGAGATAGGTATTCGAAAGCTAACAGAAAGCAATTGTAAAATTAATGACTTTGAAAGGGGGTTATATGAAAAGATTTAAAGCTCTGCAAGTTTGTCTTGCCTTTATGATGTTAATCCTGGGTGTTTTAATTACAGGATGCGGAAGTAACGGTCAAACCGGTCATTGGTTACCAACACCAGGTATTCCGGTAGACACCACCAGACCCAGAGTGTTTTCCACCGTTCCTGCCACGACAGTTCCCGGTCCAACTACTGGCGTGCCGACCAACACATTAATTACGGCACTTTTTACTGAGGAAATGGACCAGGCATCGATTCAGGCAGCCGGTACTGTCACGGTGACATGTACGCCGTCTTGCGTGAATGGTGCCACTCTCGCCGGCACTGTAAGCTACGCAGTAGGCAGTAAAACCATGGTCTTCACGCCAACGCCGGTACCAACACTGCTTGAGGCCAGCAAGACCTATACTGTCACTATTACCACCGCGGCCACCGACGTGATAGGCAATCAACTTGCGGGCAATCAAGCCGCCTTGCCCGCGGCAAGTGCCTACATATGGAGCTTTACCACCGCAGACGCTCCCATACCGGCGGCAAATATAACAGTGGCTTCGGTCTTCCCTGTTGATACTGCCCCGTCTGTATGTCCCAGCTCGAGCATCAGCGCGACCTTCACCGTGCCTGATCCTTTACTAAAGATTAACCCTCTAACGGTCACTGCGGCAACTTTCATCGTGACGGGACCGGGGGTGAGTGGACCAGTCGTCGCAGCAGCGGCAATCGATGGCCGGACTGTTGATAGCACAGGTCTCATTGCGACCTTTAAGCCCGCCGCCCCTCTCACTCCGGGTCTTTATACGGTCACAATTAAAAGCGGGGCCGCCCCTGCCGGGGTTGAAGACACAGCTATTCCTGGCGACCAACTGGCAGCTGACTACACATGGACATTTACCGTAGCTCCAGCGACAGGGCT
This genomic interval carries:
- a CDS encoding chemotaxis protein CheB; translation: MKKQAKTVKKDHKRDKSPLTRINRTDNLTKGTSVTLFSIPLRGNKAQKKISGLPKDTLARPQKDFLFPIAGIGASAGGLEAIEQFLRHVPANSGVAFIIVQHLDPTHKGMMHELLKRATSMEIFQVKDGMRVKPNCVYVIPPNKDMSILHGVLHLFQPTAPRGLRLPIDFFLRSLADDCQEHSIGVILSGMGSDGTMGLRAIKEKMGVTLVQEPASAKFDSMPRSAITAGLADIIAPAADLPGKIIDYLNHTIFIAKNGMPMEEKDQSALEKVFILLRSKTGHDFSMYKKNTVYRRIERRMSIHKINRIASYVRYLQENSQEVELLFKELLIGVTSFFRDDAAWEHLRLKVIPALLKTREARQTLRAWSAGCSTGEEAYSLAMAFKEAVEQIKPAQNFKLHIFATDLDRETIDKARQGFYPANIVADITPGRLKRFFNKVEGGYQIVKEIREMVTFATQNIVMDPPFTKLDILVCRNLLIYLTPELQKKLLQLFHYSLNPGGILFLGSSETISTFTHLFAPLNIKTRIFRRLESVLPAETQIFPVSFSPAKSGVSKELTMLKPATNLQSLADQLLLQRFSPPAVLVNEKGDILYISGRTGKYLEPAAGKANWNIFAMAREGLRFDLGSAFQKALRQKGTVTAKDLTVDENGGTHTVDITVKFIQEPEALRGMVMIVFTDVETSPAKKSKVGAKTAPAGHARVLELEQELRHLREELQTTREEMQSSQEELKSANEELQSTNEELQSTNEELTTSREEMQSMNEELQTVNAEQQSKMEELFKINDDMRNLLNSTEIVTVFLDNDLHVRRFTPGADKIFKLIPGDVGRPLSDIVSDLLYPKMTEEAREVLRTLVFSEKQVATADGRWFSVRIMPYRTMDDVIGGVVITFSNITATKSLEAELREEIGKLKNEDSR
- a CDS encoding thiol-disulfide isomerase; this translates as MEMKKVKTNTEKFEKVAAKQDRAKYVLRLYVTGMTPKSTRAITNVQTLCEQYLKGCYELEVIDIYQQPKLAAGEQIIATPTLIKKLPLPLRKVIGDMSDTERFLVGIDLKSKKL
- a CDS encoding Fis family transcriptional regulator, with translation MVETMNEGAVTMGADGTILFCNQRFANIVKASLKKIMGSPIYQYLSSTDIPLFKTLIERGMKGKSKAEIKLQTGCEKFVPVLLSINAIQHTDIPGVLCMVVTDLTEQKHNEEMRVEERALQKSHDKLEQQVEERTVKLRTALHEIKEMKDKLEAENIYFRQEHKTKHQFENIIGQSDGLKYVLYRAQQVAPGNTTILILGETGTGKELIAASIHNMSPRKERPLITVNCAALPGNLIESELFGREKGAFTGADARRMGRFEVANGSTICLDEIGELPLELQGKLLRVIQHGEFERLGSSQTIKVDARIIATTNRNLEEEVRQGRFRQDLFYRLNVFPITVPPLRLRKDDIPLMVQAFMERYSRKLGKQITNIPKETIKALKDYPWPGNVRELESIIERAVILCPGPVLQLADKLEISSPTLSSAMRTLEDTERSQIIKILTETNWRIEGKDGAAAILGIHPSTLRARLHKLEIVRPET
- a CDS encoding circadian clock protein KaiB, which gives rise to MAATVKGNKKTDATEEIWNLRLYVAGQTPKSITAFANLKNICDEHLAGKYRIEVIDLLKNPQLAKGDQIIAIPTLVRKLPEPIKKIIGDLANTERVLVGLDIRSVSG